A region of Haliotis asinina isolate JCU_RB_2024 chromosome 9, JCU_Hal_asi_v2, whole genome shotgun sequence DNA encodes the following proteins:
- the LOC137296722 gene encoding apolipoprotein L4-like — protein MLYSKQDKDKLLSDILNRLVDKEEKERSEVVRTLNALADDLDKHTRNTKIADLTFASTGIVASGLTIAGVATAPFTFGTSLGLTIGGLALGVSSGVGTIGNTIVGKLIKSKTFTQAQEAKDKYFETSKQLIKFAKVLNESGNNELLFVDLRGEAFGLSQSTIYENVSLGLRTTAGPVGQGLRVAAVASAIATREAIEATSRTLAGVLKTGLMAAKVAGAVISTLSVPLDIYTIIVNSKDIHHKTPAEGAQEIRMAMHNIEQLRVISGDPRRLQISSDRKNIEYSNADIQSMVTGNEDLKQLLFCTNCLNREADIICLPCGHVTCCSRCIRHFSHCGTCKERVADVTGSVSDCVMKSLCVMFEKRITTPCQELDTEWVMLGEVDCPQETDVTE, from the exons ATGTTGTATTCTAAACAGGATAAGGATAAACTGCTGTCAGACATTTTGAATCGTCTTGTTGACAAGGAAGAAAAAGAAAGGTCCGAGGTAGTGAGGACTCTGAACGCCCTTGCCGATGATTTGGACAAACATACTCGGAACACCAAGATTGCGGATCTGACTTTTGCGTCAACAGGAATAGTCGCAAGTGGACTTACCATAGCAGGGGTTGCTACTGCCCCCTTCACCTTCGGAACCTCCTTAGGACTGACAATAGGTGGCCTGGCCTTGGGGGTGTCCAGCGGGGTCGGAACCATTGGCAACACAATCGTTGGTAAACTGATTAAAAGCAAGACTTTCACACAAGCTCAGGAAGCAAAGGACAAGTACTTTGAAACATCAAAACAACTTATAAAGTTTGCCAAAGTCCTCAATGAAAGTGGTAATAATGAACTCCTGTTTGTGGACTTGAGAGGCGAGGCTTTTGGCCTCTCTCAGTCTACGATCTATGAGAATGTGTCTTTAGGTTTACGAACAACAGCTGGCCCAGTGGGTCAGGGATTGAGAGTTGCTGCAGTTGCCTCCGCTATAGCGACAAGAGAGGCGATAGAAGCCACAAGTAGGACACTGGCAGGGGTTCTGAAGACTGGTCTTATGGCTGCCAAGGTCGCTGGAGCAGTGATATCAACGTTGAGTGTTCCCTTGGATATTTACACTATAATTGTCAACAGTAAAGATATCCACCACAAGACCCCAGCCGAAGGGGCCCAAGAGATTCGAATGGCAATGcataatattgaacagttaagagtAATCAGCG GTGATCCAAGAAGACTGCAGATTAGTTCTGACAGGAAGAACATAGAATACTCCAATGCTG ACATACAGTCAATGGTGACAGGAAACGAAGATTTGAAGCAACTGTTATTCTGCACAAACTGCTTAAACAGAGAGGCCGACAtcatctgtttaccttgtggtCACGTGACCTGCTGTTCCCGCTGTATTCGACACTTCAGCCATTGTGGCACGTGTAAGGAACGTGTTGCTGACGTGACGGGCAGTGTGTCAG ACTGCGTCATGAAGTCACTCTGTGTGATGTTTGAGAAACGAATCACGACGCCGTGTCAAG AATTAGACACGGAGTGGGTTATGCTGGGCGAGGTTGACTGTCCACAAGAAACTGACGTTACAGAATGA
- the LOC137296108 gene encoding protein CLN8-like, with protein sequence MEDTPEVHVPTWEIVQYIHPSLLNLNYQLTSTKVIVVTSSFMFFFVVYAISAFMASFTSTYRALRIKEKVFWNLAVVRAVFGVFGAVIGLWAIFNKSAMDNDVVFGTTQTSYFALCVTEGFFIFECSALTISDVIFKSFSLLLNLHHWLSLTGYCVVLCVDAGHCFATKGLLLEMSTPFSALCWTLLKSGKERTFLWKANQFLLVHTFHCRNIVEWLLIYISYQNWPHIWSSMPLSVFLCLYIQLPLVTLIMTPYWTYKKTEQMFNPVDWNFVKNNKHSQMNKDTETNGTLKKHD encoded by the coding sequence ATGGAGGACACACCCGAGGTCCACGTTCCCACCTGGGAGATAGTCCAGTATATACACCCCAGTCTGTTGAACCTCAACTACCAACTCACCTCAACAAAGGTTATCGTCGTCACCAGCAGCTTCATGTTCTTCTTCGTTGTCTACGCTATCTCCGCCTTCATGGCGTCCTTCACCTCCACGTACAGGGCGCTACGTATCAAAGAGAAGGTGTTCTGGAATTTAGCCGTTGTCCGAGCTGTGTTCGGCGTCTTTGGAGCTGTCATTGGACTCTGGGCGATCTTCAACAAATCGGCAATGGACAACGACGTTGTCTTTGGAACAACACAGACAAGCTATTTCGCACTGTGTGTAACGGAAGGATTTTTCATTTTCGAATGCTCTGCGCTTACTATTTCAGACGTAATCTTCAAATCGTTTAGCCTCCTCCTCAATCTCCATCACTGGTTATCTTTGACCGGGTATTGTGTGGTCCTCTGTGTGGATGCTGGTCATTGTTTCGCCACCAAGGGACTTTTGCTGGAAATGAGCACTCCATTCTCAGCCCTCTGTTGGACGTTGTTGAAGAGCGGCAAAGAACGCACGTTCCTGTGGAAGGCCAATCAGTTCCTGCTAGTTCACACCTTCCATTGCAGGAACATtgtggaatggctgttgatttATATCAGCTACCAGAACTGGCCTCATATCTGGTCGAGCATGCCGCTGTCCGTcttcttgtgtttgtacatacaGCTCCCTCTTGTCACTCTCATCATGACCCCCTACTGGACGTACAAAAAGACTGAACAGATGTTCAACCCAGTAGACTGGAATTTCGTGAAGAACAACAAGCACTCCCAGATGAACAAAGACACCGAGACGAACGGAACTTTGAAAAAACATGATTGA